From Alosa sapidissima isolate fAloSap1 chromosome 7, fAloSap1.pri, whole genome shotgun sequence, the proteins below share one genomic window:
- the b3gnt7l gene encoding UDP-GlcNAc:betaGal beta-1,3-N-acetylglucosaminyltransferase 7, like gives MESFQSIRKGFTPCLRHAAVMDYFFRRKRVFKTLLTLALVFATLLMIQKFKVLESNMKEIHLDVKSSWCGPECQLVKGKSSIKSPAGNYSSPAQVEDSNAARVIVTKPSSLASWDVDVINCTEDSSVRAKDWFRRLDSRFHQFVLHRHCRYFPMLIDHPEKCRSGDVDLLMVVKSVIEQHDRREAVRKTWGKEQVIDGKRIKTLFLLGTPSTGKDAKNLQKLVEYEDKIYGDILQWDFMDTFFNLTLKEVNFLKWFHIHCSKVQFIFKGDDDVFVNTQNLVELFGFKTEEGKVDNLFVGDTIAKAIPIRNRQSKYYIPKELFDKPYPPYVGGGGFLMSAQLARRLFVVSEGLELYPIDDVFLGMCLQKLHLAPEMHPGFRTFGIMKHRKNSPMNSEPCFFKNLIIIHKLTPQELLRMWDIVNNENLICAKRTLL, from the coding sequence ATGGAAAGTTTTCAGTCCATTCGAAAGGGTTTTACACCCTGCTTGAGGCACGCAGCAGTGATGGATTATTTTTTCAGGCGAAAGAGAGTTTTCAAGACTCTCTTAACTTTAGCCCTTGTTTTTGCCACCCTGCTGATGATACAAAAATTCAAGGTACTTGAAAGCAATATGAAGGAAATACATTTGGACGTTAAAAGCAGTTGGTGTGGGCCTGAGTGCCAATTAGTAAAGGGGAAATCCTCCATCAAGTCTCCCGCTGGAAATTATTCTTCGCCAGCTCAGGTCGAGGATTCGAATGCAGCTCGTGTCATCGTTACGAAGCCCAGCAGCCTGGCATCCTGGGACGTGGATGTGATCAACTGCACGGAAGATTCATCCGTACGGGCTAAAGATTGGTTTCGACGACTGGACTCGAGGTTTCATCAGTTCGTGCTTCACAGACATTGCCGGTATTTCCCCATGCTCATTGACCATCCAGAGAAGTGTCGAAGTGGAGACGTGGATCTACTCATGGTGGTAAAGTCCGTTATCGAACAACATGACAGGCGTGAAGCCGTGCGAAAGACGTGGGGTAAAGAGCAGGTCATCGATGGCAAAAGAATTAAGACTTTGTTTCTCCTTGGGACCCCATCAACTGGTAAGGATGCGAAGAACTTGCAGAAGCTAGTGGAATATGAGGATAAGATATATGGAGATATTCTACAGTGGGATTTCATGGACACCTTTTTTAATCTCACATTGAAGGAGGTGAATTTTCTGAAATGGTTCCACATTCACTGTTCCAAGGTTCAGTTTATCTTCAAAGGTGATGACGACGTTTTTGTGAATACACAGAACTTGGTGGAACTTTTCGGTTTTAAGACAGAGGAAGGCAAAGTTGATAATTTATTTGTAGGGGATACAATTGCTAAAGCCATACCCATCCGAAACCGCCAAAGCAAATATTATATTCCTAAAGAATTGTTTGATAAACCCTATCCTCCATACGTGGGGGGAGGCGGGTTTCTTATGTCAGCGCAGTTGGCCCGGAGATTGTTCGTGGTCTCCGAGGGGCTAGAATTGTACCCCATAGACGACGTGTTCCTCGGTATGTGTTTACAAAAGCTGCACCTTGCGCCGGAAATGCATCCAGGTTTTAGGACATTTGGGATCATGAAACACAGAAAAAACAGCCCCATGAACAGCGAGCCTTGCTTCTTCAAGAACCTCATCATCATCCACAAACTCACCCCGCAGGAGCTACTCAGAATGTGGGATATAGTGAATAACGAAAACCTCATATGCGCCAAAAGGACTCTCTTGTGA
- the c7h1orf174 gene encoding UPF0688 protein C1orf174 homolog codes for MNRKQRVVERGPFRLLVGRLRRETCHGKILMAVDSGEASRRSSASLNVRSDGEECPTASTANATKTRGRKKTGKSPTEGMVLRGKENTANTQGSPPRRRTKTSTERVEMRVSSTHENPSVVMDEDSNEIYPVGQFFGNLDLLPDYPEQPSTTEAGSTREHRRRHYYAKEESEEDEPH; via the exons ATGAATCGTAAACAG CGGGTAGTGGAGAGGGGACCGTTTCGGCTACTGGTTGGGAGACTGAGAAGAGAAACCTGCCACGGGAAAATACTCATGGCAGTCGATAGCGGTGAAGCGAGTCGGCGCTCCAGTGCGAGCCTCAACGTTCGCAGCGACGGAGAGGAATGCCCGACAGCATCCACGGCGAATGCCACAAAAACACGGGGTCGGAAAAAGACTGGGAAATCTCCAACAGAAGGAATGGTATTACGAGGGAAGGAAAACACTGCAAACACTCAGGGATCTCCTCCGCGCCGCAGGACGAAGACCTCGACAGAAAGGGTGGAGATGCGCGTGTCCTCCACTCACGAAAACCCCTCGGTGGTAATGGATGAGGACAGTAACGAAATCTATCCAGTGGGACAGTTCTTTGGGAATCTGGACCTTCTGCCG gATTATCCCGAGCAGCCCAGCACCACTGAGGCGGGGAGCACACGAGAGCACAGACGGCGACACTACTACGCCAAAGAAGAGAGCGAGGAGGACGAGCCCCATtga
- the dffb gene encoding DNA fragmentation factor subunit beta, translated as MSSQQKTTKLVKIRNACESRKFGVGATTLSELVKKSCQLMKIPASGSRVCLYEDGAELTEGYFHCLPVNAELVLLAKGQHWNGLFSDIQRLLDLDRFSAQLIDEAKDFLSDETSAKRRKILGDLLHNLKDRSEFEDRVEDADWFQGVDNRFKTKSAYMKYNCESRIRGYVKEVDGYIRTIPGAKQQAEYKKVLDSMTTKLKSASYNGCYFDRTEKDARRLCSKEGWFSCQGAFDEEACDLLHSINPYGTRESRILFSTWNLDHRIEKKRTILPTLVEALQGRSSRGINVDYFYKLLFTVDNLKLVHIVCHKKGAHDLSCDRRRIYKQVKRVRR; from the exons ATGTCTAGTCAACAGAAAACAACGAAATTGGTTAAAATAAGAAACGCGTGTGAgtctagaaagtttggtgtagGCGCAACAACCCTGAGCGAGCTCGTGAAAAAGTCTTGTCAGTTAATGAAG ATCCCTGCCTCTGGATCACGTGTATGTCTATACGAGGACGGGGCTGAACTGACGGAGGGCTATTTTCACTGTTTACCAGTCAATGCGGAACTAGTGCTGTTGGCCAAAGGACAACACTGGAATGGAT TATTCAGTGACATTCAGCGTCTGCTGGATCTGGACAGATTCTCTGCCCAGTTGATCGACGAGGCCAAGGACTTCCTCTCAGACGAGACATCCGCCAAACGCCGCAAAATCCTCGGCGACTTGCTCCACAACTTGAAGGACCGGTCCGAGTTTGAAGACCGAGTGGAGGACGCGGACTGGTTCCAGG GTGTTGATAACAGATTTAAGACCAAATCTGCTTACATGAAGTACAACTGTGAGAGTAGGATTCGGGGTTATGTGAAGGAG GTCGATGGATACATTCGGACCATTCCTGGCGCCAAACAGCAGGCAGAGTACAAGAAAGTCCTGGACAGCATGACGACCAAGCTCAAGTCGGCCAGCTATAACGGCTGCTACTTCGACAGGACGGAGAAGGACGCCCGGCGCCTGTGCTCCAAGGAGGGCTGGTTCTCCTGCCAG GGAGCGTTTGACGAAGAGGCGTGTGATCTGCTGCACTCCATCAATCCCTACGGCACCCGTGAGAGCAGGATCCTCTTCAGCACCTGGAACCTGGACCACAG GATTGAGAAGAAGCGTACGATCCTCCCGACCCTGGTGGAGGCTCTGCAGGGACGCAGCAGCAGAGGCATTAACGTGGACTACTTTTACAAACTGCTCTTCACAGTGGACAACCTCAAACTGGTGCACATCGTTTGTCACAAGAAGGGGGCCCATGACCTGTCCTGCGACAGGCGGAGGATTTACAAACAGGTGAAGAGGGTGCGGAGATGA
- the zgpat gene encoding zinc finger CCCH-type with G patch domain-containing protein: MDEGTLVASIQTYSGQLQQVEAALAAGLDPEQRADLLQLRGDLQQLVELTESSLLSLRKSQLLASLEEHTEALQGHTEQSQLLANHLGAANTESQQGHTELGEHGDECASFYSELTGLGGDSHSSAPAREDHGEEEEEEEVISSGSKVRAPYRTSWGTLEYHNAMVMDAEPAEEGEELVRVLYLHPTHRAMKPCPFYLEDKCRFPDNCRFSHGEVVAVAELRDFLEADLSELEEGSSCLARHDDGVWYPAKITEFKGGVYKVKFDSLLLKEAELEADGVIPPMRTDDPVSSQSESEEDADAGFAKVVDSVDTGWTAVNCSEFGGWEVHTRGIGSRLLMKMGYEQGKGLGKGLEGRVEPVQAVVVPRGAAALAECGELTRALASRARRPKPPGGAATGPRKRLRRKRGGGGEPNVFDFLNAKLGPAQGRSSGPAAAAAPRDAYRGRQSDKRAMNVQLFQATERVAQTQKEIQELTHSLKRKAGRDAAVVSRLEEKLAAAQKRLVQQKSQEQLLQSQRKRADTHKNMTEF, translated from the exons ATGGACGAGGGGACGCTAGTGGCGTCCATCCAGACGTACAGCGGCCAGCTGCAGCAGGTGGAGGCGGCTCTAGCGGCCGGGCTAGATCCCGAGCAGCGTGCCGACCTCCTGCAGTTGAGGGGCGACTTGCAGCAGCTGGTGGAGCTGACCGAGTCCAGTCTCCTCAGCCTGAGGAAGAGCCAGCTGCTTGCTAGCCTGGAGGAGCATACGGAGGCCCTGCAGggacacacagagcagagccaGCTCCTGGCCAACCACCTGGGGGCTGCCAATACAGAGAGCCAGCAGGGACACACAGAACTTGGCGAGCATGGCGATGAGTGTGCCTCGTTCTACTCGGAGTTGACTGGCTTGGGAGGGGACAGCCACTCATCGGCGCCTGCCAGGGAGGACcacggagaggaggaggaggaggaggaggtaatTTCTAGCGGGAGTAAAGTACGAGCGCCTTACCGCACCTCCTGGGGGACTCTGGAGTATCATAATGCCATGGTGATGGATGCGGAGCCTGCAGAAGAAGGGGAGGAGCTTGTCCGTGTCCTCTACCTTCACCCCACCCACCGCGCCATGAAGCCCTGCCCCTTCTACCTAGAAGACAAGTGCCGTTTCCCAGACAACTGCAG gttcTCTCATGGggaggtggtggcggtggcCGAGCTCAGAGACTTCCTGGAGGCGGACCTTAGTGAGCTGGAGGAGGGATCTTCCTGTCTGGCGCGACATGACGATGGAGTGTGGTATCCTGCCAAAATCACTG agtTTAAGGGTGGTGTGTACAAGGTGAAGTTTGATTCGCTGCTGTTGAAGGAGGCGGAGCTGGAAGCAGATGGGGTGATCCCACCCATGCGCACGGATGATCCCGTCTCCTCACAATCTGAGTCTGAGGAAGATGCAGATGCAGGCTTTGCTAAag tggtcgACAGCGTGGACACTGGCTGGACGGCGGTGAACTGCTCTGAGTTTGGCGGTTGGGAGGTTCACACACGCGGAATCGGCTCCAGACTTCTCATGAAGATGGGCTACGAGCAgggaaaag gtctggGTAAGGGTCTGGAGGGCCGGGTGGAGCCGGTGCAGGCGGTGGTGGTGCCGCGGGGGGCGGCGGCCCTGGCGGAGTGCGGAGAGCTGACCCGAGCTCTGGCCTCTCGAGCGCGCCGGCCCAAACCCCCGGGCGGCGCCGCCACTGGCCCCAGGAAGCGGCTCAGGAGGAAGCGTGGGGGGGGCGGCGAGCCCAACGTCTTCGACTTCCTCAACGCCAAGCTGGGTCCAGCGCAGGGCCGCTCGTCTGGACCGGCTGCGGCCGCAGCACCGCGCGACGCCTACAGGGGGCGGCAGAGCGACAAGAGGGCCATGAACGTGCAGCTGTTCCAGGCCACGGAGAGGGTCGCGCAGACCCAGAAGGAGATCCAggagctcacacactcactcaaacgcaAGGCCGGcag ggaCGCTGCGGTGGTCAGTCGTTTGGAGGAGAAGCTGGCTGCGGCTCAGAAGCGTCTCGTTCAGCAGAAATCTCAGGAGCAGCTCCTCCAATCACAACGCAAGAGGGCTGATACACACAAGAACATGACAGAATTCTGA